One genomic segment of Helianthus annuus cultivar XRQ/B chromosome 14, HanXRQr2.0-SUNRISE, whole genome shotgun sequence includes these proteins:
- the LOC110905340 gene encoding uncharacterized protein LOC110905340 codes for MRPGSSFSHKPPAEKEKQRRDRMKDLYSTLATLLHLEPYDSKSLPEFLDRATSSLIHLKEGVERLKVRKEELEKEVSHNSKPSNSEPRLKVVQVTELVDQKLEVNMIFMVSNKKVVPFEVLRVIEQGGAEIMSSSFSTVGPHIYCTIHAQAFQARLGFDAKLIESQLMELIY; via the exons ATGAGGCCGGGCAGCTCATTCTCTCATAAACCACCAGCCGAGAAAGAAAAGCAACGCAGAGATCGTATGAAGGACCTCTATTCAACATTAGCTACTCTGCTTCATCTTGAACCATAT GATAGCAAGTCGCTGCCAGAGTTCTTGGATCGAGCGACTTCTTCACTGATACATTTAAAGGAAGGAGTAGAAAGATTGAAGGTTAGGAAAGAAGAGCTAGAAAAGGAAGTTAGCCATAATAGCAAGCCTAGCAATAGCGAACCGAGGTTAAAGGTGGTTCAAGTGACAGAATTAGTGGATCAGAAATTAGAGGTTAACATGATTTTCATGGTGAGTAACAAGAAAGTGGTGCCGTTTGAAGTGTTGAGAGTAATAGAGCAAGGTGGTGCTGAAATTATGAGTTCTAGCTTCAGTACCGTAGGCCCCCATATCTACTGTACCATTCATGCTCAG GCATTTCAAGCTCGATTAGGGTTCGACGCCAAGCTAATAGAATCGCAATTAATGGAACTAATTTACTAG